The DNA region CACGTACGCGACGTACATGGCGGCGATCGCCGAGGGCCCGTCGAAGGCCGAGGGCACGCGCGTCGGCCGGGCGGCCGGCGAAGCGATGCTCGCGCGGCGCGCCAACGACAACTACTCGGCGATCGTGCCGTATGCCTGCAGCGCCTCGCCGCTGCCGGTCGGCGAGTTCGAGCCCGACAGCGGGTGCCCTGCGTCGCCGTCGAGCCCGCAACCCGTCGATGCGAAGGTCGGGCAGATCCGGCCCTTCACGTTCCGCGACATCAGGGTGCTGCGCCCGACCGGGCCGGCGCCGTTCGGGTCGGCCGTGTACGTGCGCGACTACGAGGAGACGCGCGCGGTCGGTCGCATCGACAGCGTTGTGCGGACGCCCGAGCAGACCGACATCGCGTACTTCTGGGCGGAGAACCCGTACGTGCACTGGAACCGCAACCTGGTGGCGCTGGCCGTCGCCGCCGGGCTCGACGCGCGCGACGCCGCGAGGTTCTTCGCGCTGGTGCACGTGTCGGCGTCCGACGCCGTGATCGCCGGGTTCGAAGCCAAGTACCACTACCGCGCCTGGCGGCCGCGCACGGCCATTCCCGCTGGTGACCGTGACCCCTCCGATCGCACCGACGCGGACCCGACGTGGCGCCCGCTCCTGATGGTCAACCACCCCGAGTACCCGTCCGGTCACGGCTTCTGGTCCACCGCGGTCGTCGATGCAGTGGCCGCCTTCTTCGGGACGTCGGAAGTGCGGTGGACGCTCAGCACGTCGCGAACGG from Luteitalea sp. TBR-22 includes:
- a CDS encoding vanadium-dependent haloperoxidase codes for the protein MSRVQSFIQLCLLATSLVASAPPVRAESVTGPNPVIEWATLIQPAIHAATSPRSAGTSQILHTMAMLAVYDAVVAIEGGTEPFAARIDAAPYADVRAAVATAAYVTTRPRIAPARLAYLDDTYATYMAAIAEGPSKAEGTRVGRAAGEAMLARRANDNYSAIVPYACSASPLPVGEFEPDSGCPASPSSPQPVDAKVGQIRPFTFRDIRVLRPTGPAPFGSAVYVRDYEETRAVGRIDSVVRTPEQTDIAYFWAENPYVHWNRNLVALAVAAGLDARDAARFFALVHVSASDAVIAGFEAKYHYRAWRPRTAIPAGDRDPSDRTDADPTWRPLLMVNHPEYPSGHGFWSTAVVDAVAAFFGTSEVRWTLSTSRTAVPQLVLAERTYENLDDLITQIGNARIWGGLHWRNSVQRGEAIGARVARHVATHHFRPRRASSPD